One genomic window of Indioceanicola profundi includes the following:
- a CDS encoding M13 family metallopeptidase produces the protein MRGYLTCSGLAALTMALLAGTAMASDTAPAQVAQAPAAAGKAAQPPAPGLPVLDEGVSPCDNFFMHACGPWIAAHPIPEDQSRWGSFNLLSESNQALLRTVLEKAAANPSGDTAKIGTFYAACMDEAGIEKKGLTPIQPILDRINGLKDKKELATLVADLQKHGVGAFFRFGSEQDLKDVTQVIAAFDQGGLGLPDRDFYFKDDEKAKSQREAYRAHITRMFTLAGLSEAEAAKQAEAVFRVETSLAEASMDRVSRRDPEKVYNPTTIKEFSIPGFDLASYVQTIGAPELDKLNIGSPAFFEQLGTVLNESSLDDLKAYLTWHTLSDAAPWLPDAFVQENFAFYGRTLSGAQELRPRWKRCVSATDQALGEDLGKHFVEAAFGPDQKDRTLQMVEDIQEAFNANLATLQWMSPETQERARTKLKAMANKIGYPEEWRDYSKLEVKAGDMMGNAMRASAFETERDLDKIGKPVDEDEWFMSPPTVNAYYSPTFNDINFPAGILQPPFFDPKADPAYNYGAIGSVIGHEITHGFDDQGRKFDADGNLTDWWTEADAERFTERTQCLVDQYSNYVAEGDVKLNGKLSLGENTADHGGTRIALQALRQRLGEKGMAEKIGGLTADQRFFYGWAHVWCSAYRPEARRLQAMTGPHSLPEYRVNGVVSNSADFAKAFNCKPGDAMVRETQCKVW, from the coding sequence ATGCGAGGCTATTTGACATGCAGCGGGCTGGCCGCGCTGACCATGGCGCTGCTGGCCGGAACGGCCATGGCGTCGGATACGGCGCCGGCCCAGGTCGCCCAGGCGCCTGCCGCAGCCGGCAAGGCGGCCCAGCCGCCAGCACCCGGCCTGCCGGTGCTGGATGAGGGCGTCAGCCCGTGCGACAACTTCTTCATGCATGCCTGCGGCCCCTGGATCGCCGCCCACCCCATCCCCGAGGACCAGTCCCGCTGGGGCAGCTTCAACCTGCTGTCCGAGAGCAATCAGGCCCTCCTGCGCACTGTGCTTGAGAAGGCGGCCGCGAATCCGTCGGGCGATACCGCCAAGATCGGCACCTTCTACGCCGCCTGCATGGATGAGGCCGGGATCGAGAAGAAGGGGCTCACCCCGATCCAGCCGATTCTGGACCGGATCAACGGCCTGAAGGACAAGAAGGAGCTGGCCACGCTGGTGGCCGACCTGCAGAAGCATGGCGTCGGCGCATTCTTCCGCTTCGGGTCGGAGCAGGACCTGAAGGACGTCACCCAGGTGATCGCCGCCTTCGACCAGGGCGGGCTCGGGCTGCCGGATCGCGACTTCTACTTCAAGGATGACGAGAAGGCGAAGTCCCAGCGCGAGGCCTATCGCGCCCACATCACCCGCATGTTCACCCTGGCCGGGCTGAGCGAGGCGGAAGCGGCGAAGCAGGCCGAAGCCGTGTTCCGCGTGGAGACCAGCCTGGCCGAAGCGTCCATGGACCGGGTGTCCCGCCGCGATCCGGAGAAGGTCTACAACCCCACCACCATCAAGGAATTCTCCATCCCCGGCTTCGATCTCGCCTCCTATGTGCAGACGATCGGCGCGCCAGAGCTGGACAAGCTGAACATCGGCAGCCCGGCCTTCTTCGAGCAGCTCGGCACCGTGCTGAACGAGAGCTCGCTGGACGACCTCAAGGCCTATCTCACCTGGCACACGCTGAGCGATGCGGCTCCCTGGCTGCCGGACGCGTTCGTCCAGGAGAACTTCGCCTTCTACGGCCGCACCCTGTCCGGCGCGCAGGAGCTGCGCCCCCGCTGGAAGCGTTGCGTCAGCGCCACCGATCAGGCGCTGGGCGAGGATCTGGGCAAGCACTTCGTGGAAGCGGCCTTCGGCCCCGACCAGAAGGACCGCACGCTCCAGATGGTGGAAGACATCCAGGAAGCCTTCAACGCCAATCTCGCCACGCTGCAATGGATGTCGCCGGAAACGCAGGAGCGTGCCCGGACCAAGCTGAAGGCCATGGCCAACAAGATCGGCTATCCGGAGGAGTGGCGCGACTATTCCAAGCTGGAGGTCAAGGCCGGCGACATGATGGGCAATGCGATGCGGGCCAGCGCCTTCGAAACCGAGCGCGACCTGGACAAGATCGGCAAGCCCGTCGATGAGGACGAGTGGTTCATGAGCCCGCCCACGGTGAACGCCTACTACTCGCCGACTTTCAACGACATCAACTTCCCGGCCGGCATCCTGCAGCCGCCCTTCTTCGATCCCAAGGCGGACCCGGCCTATAATTACGGGGCCATCGGCAGCGTCATCGGCCATGAGATCACGCACGGCTTCGACGACCAGGGCCGCAAGTTCGACGCCGACGGCAATCTGACCGACTGGTGGACCGAGGCGGACGCGGAACGCTTCACGGAGCGGACCCAGTGCCTGGTGGACCAGTACAGCAACTATGTGGCCGAAGGCGACGTGAAGCTGAACGGAAAGCTGTCCCTGGGCGAGAACACCGCCGACCATGGCGGCACCCGCATCGCCCTACAGGCTCTGCGCCAGCGGCTGGGCGAGAAGGGTATGGCCGAGAAGATCGGCGGGCTGACGGCGGACCAGCGCTTCTTCTACGGCTGGGCCCATGTCTGGTGCTCCGCCTACCGGCCCGAGGCGCGGCGGCTGCAGGCGATGACCGGCCCGCACTCCCTGCCGGAGTACCGGGTCAACGGTGTCGTCTCCAACTCCGCCGACTTCGCCAAGGCCTTCAACTGCAAGCCCGGCGACGCCATGGTGCGGGAGACCCAGTGCAAGGTCTGGTGA
- a CDS encoding TIGR02444 family protein, whose amino-acid sequence MSDLWSWSLRVYGRPGVAAACLEAQDRHGADVNLLLWAAWTGAEHGHLLTAGEVAAAREAVVGWHREVVVPLREVRRRLKTGPVPAPDADTEALRTRIKATELEAERIEQAVLASHPALPQHGADPAAALAANLRMLLGPEPAEPLIRSLTS is encoded by the coding sequence GTGAGCGACCTCTGGAGCTGGTCCCTGCGGGTCTATGGCCGGCCCGGCGTGGCGGCGGCCTGCCTGGAGGCGCAGGACCGGCACGGGGCGGATGTCAACCTGCTGCTCTGGGCCGCCTGGACCGGGGCGGAGCACGGGCATCTTCTCACGGCCGGGGAGGTCGCGGCCGCGCGCGAAGCCGTTGTCGGCTGGCATCGTGAGGTGGTCGTGCCGCTGCGCGAGGTCCGCCGTAGGCTGAAGACCGGTCCCGTCCCCGCTCCGGACGCCGACACGGAGGCGCTGCGCACCCGTATCAAGGCGACGGAGCTGGAGGCGGAGCGGATCGAGCAGGCGGTACTGGCATCGCACCCGGCCCTGCCGCAGCATGGCGCCGATCCGGCGGCGGCATTGGCCGCGAACCTGCGCATGCTGCTGGGACCGGAGCCGGCGGAGCCGCTGATCCGGTCCCTCACATCCTAG
- a CDS encoding ATP-dependent 6-phosphofructokinase, with protein sequence MAGEKRIGILTSGGDCAGLNAVIRAAVHRATHYGWQVLGIEDGTQGLLTRPVRYWNLDLNAVDGNMMRQGGTILGTTNKGDPFAYPMADGSRKDRSAEIIGGLRELGVEALIGIGGDGSMAILRKLAQLGDIKLIGIPKTIDNDLGITESSVGYDTAVAVATEALDRLQPTAASHDRVMVLEVMGRDAGHIAIAAGIAGGADVILIPEIQWSIEGIAKKIRRVQEGGRNFAMIVVSEAVKTAEGTIPQREFSDGQKRHGGIGNYIGHLIAEATGAETRVTVLGHVQRGCPPSYRDRLLASAFGVKAVDLIAEGRSDRILAWSNRQIIDVPIEEAIATYASVDVDGTLVQTARGLGIYLGDFN encoded by the coding sequence ATGGCAGGTGAGAAGCGTATCGGTATCTTGACCAGCGGCGGCGACTGCGCCGGGCTGAACGCGGTGATCCGCGCCGCCGTGCACCGGGCCACCCATTACGGCTGGCAGGTGCTGGGGATCGAGGACGGGACGCAGGGGCTGCTGACCCGGCCGGTGCGCTACTGGAACCTGGACCTGAACGCGGTCGACGGGAACATGATGCGCCAGGGCGGCACGATCCTGGGCACCACCAACAAGGGCGACCCCTTCGCCTATCCCATGGCGGACGGCAGCCGGAAGGACCGCTCGGCCGAGATCATCGGCGGCCTGCGGGAGCTGGGGGTGGAGGCGCTGATCGGCATCGGCGGCGACGGCTCCATGGCCATCCTGCGCAAGCTGGCCCAGTTGGGCGATATCAAGCTGATCGGCATCCCCAAGACCATCGACAACGATCTGGGCATCACGGAATCCAGCGTCGGCTACGACACCGCGGTGGCAGTGGCGACGGAGGCGCTGGACCGGTTGCAGCCCACCGCGGCCAGCCATGACCGCGTCATGGTGCTGGAGGTGATGGGCCGCGACGCCGGGCACATCGCCATCGCCGCCGGCATCGCCGGCGGGGCCGACGTGATCCTGATCCCCGAGATCCAGTGGTCCATCGAGGGGATCGCGAAGAAAATCCGCCGGGTGCAGGAGGGCGGGCGCAACTTCGCCATGATCGTGGTGTCGGAGGCGGTGAAGACGGCGGAGGGTACGATCCCCCAGCGGGAATTCTCCGACGGGCAGAAGCGCCACGGCGGCATCGGCAACTATATCGGCCACCTGATCGCCGAGGCGACGGGGGCGGAGACGCGCGTGACCGTGCTGGGCCATGTGCAGCGCGGCTGCCCGCCCAGCTACCGCGACCGGCTGCTGGCCAGCGCCTTCGGCGTCAAGGCCGTGGACCTGATCGCGGAGGGCAGGTCCGACCGCATCCTGGCCTGGAGCAACCGCCAGATCATCGACGTGCCGATCGAGGAGGCCATCGCCACCTATGCCAGCGTGGATGTGGACGGCACCCTGGTGCAGACCGCCCGCGGCCTCGGCATCTATCTCGGCGATTTCAACTGA
- a CDS encoding YdcH family protein: MTGQQALKEKLATLRTEHRDLDDVIAHLTEQAPIDQLQIQRLKKRKLLLKDMIARIESELLPDIIA, encoded by the coding sequence ATGACGGGACAACAGGCGCTGAAGGAAAAGCTCGCGACCCTCCGTACGGAGCACCGCGACCTTGACGATGTGATCGCGCACCTGACCGAACAGGCGCCTATCGACCAGCTTCAGATCCAGCGGCTGAAGAAGCGCAAGCTTCTGCTGAAGGACATGATTGCCCGGATCGAGAGTGAGCTGCTGCCCGACATCATCGCCTGA
- the purE gene encoding 5-(carboxyamino)imidazole ribonucleotide mutase, whose protein sequence is MAADNSAAAPLVGIIMGSQSDWPTMKHAADVLEELGVPYEARVVSAHRTPQRLYDYATTAKGRGIKVIVAGAGGAAHLPGMAAAMTTLPVFGVPVESRTMKGLDSLYSIVQMPGGVPVGTLAIGKAGATNAGLLAASVLALGDSRLDAALTSWRNRQTEKVAEFPVDEQQG, encoded by the coding sequence ATGGCCGCCGACAACAGCGCCGCCGCCCCGCTGGTGGGCATCATCATGGGCAGCCAGTCCGACTGGCCCACCATGAAGCACGCGGCCGATGTGCTGGAGGAGCTGGGCGTTCCGTACGAGGCGCGCGTCGTCTCCGCCCACCGCACGCCGCAGCGGCTGTACGACTACGCCACCACCGCCAAGGGCCGCGGCATTAAGGTGATCGTCGCCGGGGCCGGCGGGGCCGCCCATCTGCCCGGCATGGCGGCCGCCATGACCACCCTGCCGGTCTTCGGCGTGCCGGTGGAAAGCCGCACCATGAAGGGGCTGGACAGCCTCTATTCCATCGTCCAGATGCCGGGCGGCGTGCCGGTCGGCACGCTGGCCATCGGCAAGGCCGGGGCGACCAATGCGGGGCTGCTCGCCGCCTCCGTGCTGGCGCTGGGCGACTCCCGGTTGGATGCGGCGTTGACGTCTTGGCGGAACCGGCAGACCGAGAAGGTGGCCGAATTCCCCGTGGACGAACAGCAGGGCTGA
- a CDS encoding 5-(carboxyamino)imidazole ribonucleotide synthase has product MRIADVTPLPPGSTIGMLGAGQLGRMTALAAANLGYKLHVFSPEGPDSPCAQVAAARTKADWHDRDALARFAAAVDVVTLEWENVPTATVDFLAARVPTYPAASVLAVAQDRLREKSFANSLGIGTAPFRAVRGAAELADAVAEIGAPSVLKSTRMGYDGKGQVRIKADTSLPDAWAEMGADEGILEGWVAFDLEISVIVARRADGEMAAYPAVENRHRNGILDVTIAPAAIPPETAAEAGRIATALAEALGVVGLLAVEMFVTPDGRVLVNEMAPRPHNSGHWTQDFCQTSQFEQFVRAICGLPLGPTGATCPCSMTNLIGDDVDQWPVLLAEPGAKLHLYGKGEGRPGRKMGHVNRPR; this is encoded by the coding sequence ATGAGGATTGCAGACGTGACGCCCCTTCCGCCCGGCTCCACCATCGGCATGCTGGGGGCCGGCCAGCTCGGCCGCATGACGGCGCTGGCCGCGGCCAATCTCGGCTACAAGCTCCATGTCTTCTCGCCGGAAGGACCGGACAGCCCCTGCGCCCAGGTGGCCGCGGCGCGGACGAAGGCCGACTGGCACGACCGCGACGCCCTGGCCCGCTTCGCGGCCGCGGTGGATGTGGTGACGCTGGAGTGGGAGAACGTGCCCACCGCCACGGTGGATTTCCTTGCGGCGCGCGTGCCCACATATCCCGCCGCCTCCGTCCTCGCCGTGGCGCAGGACCGGCTGCGGGAGAAGAGCTTCGCCAACAGCCTCGGCATCGGCACGGCCCCGTTCCGGGCGGTGCGCGGCGCGGCGGAGCTGGCCGATGCCGTGGCGGAGATCGGCGCGCCGTCTGTGCTGAAATCCACCCGCATGGGCTATGACGGCAAGGGCCAGGTCCGCATCAAGGCCGATACCAGCCTCCCCGACGCCTGGGCGGAGATGGGGGCGGACGAGGGCATCCTGGAAGGCTGGGTCGCCTTCGATCTGGAAATCTCCGTCATCGTCGCCCGCCGCGCGGATGGGGAGATGGCGGCCTATCCGGCCGTGGAGAACCGGCACCGGAACGGCATCCTGGACGTGACCATCGCCCCCGCCGCCATCCCGCCGGAAACGGCGGCGGAGGCCGGGCGCATCGCCACGGCGCTGGCGGAGGCGCTGGGCGTTGTCGGGCTGCTGGCGGTGGAGATGTTCGTGACGCCGGACGGGCGGGTGCTGGTCAACGAGATGGCGCCCCGCCCGCACAATTCCGGCCACTGGACCCAGGATTTCTGCCAGACCAGCCAGTTCGAGCAGTTCGTGCGCGCCATCTGCGGCCTGCCGCTGGGGCCGACGGGCGCGACCTGCCCCTGCAGCATGACCAACCTGATCGGCGACGATGTCGACCAGTGGCCGGTCCTGCTGGCGGAGCCAGGGGCGAAGCTGCATCTCTACGGCAAGGGCGAGGGCCGCCCCGGCCGCAAGATGGGCCACGTCAACCGGCCCCGCTGA
- a CDS encoding DUF4169 family protein codes for MGDVVNLNRFRKQKEREEKSRQAAINRVKHGATKAERQRQDVTRAKTLRDVDGHRLERSDRTDPENGPGSA; via the coding sequence ATGGGAGACGTCGTCAACCTGAACCGGTTCCGCAAGCAGAAGGAGCGGGAGGAAAAGTCCCGCCAAGCCGCCATCAACCGCGTCAAACATGGCGCTACCAAGGCGGAGCGGCAGCGGCAGGACGTAACCCGCGCCAAGACGCTGCGCGACGTGGACGGACACCGCCTGGAACGGTCCGACCGGACCGACCCGGAGAACGGTCCAGGAAGCGCCTGA
- a CDS encoding AsmA family protein, with the protein MKKVLIGGGAVILLGAGALLAAPNFIDWNQYRDEVATALELATGRSVAIAGDLDLALLPKPVLSASGVSLRPDGAQDGDAAPLAEIRAVDLSVRPWALLRGEVQVEKLSLVEPRMRVELLPGGDMLMPIDPGALGGNLRIDRLDVRKGTLTLVDRRGVSPRQFTADEVTGTADAGGADGPYHFNGSFALRGQPLSLDVTSGRMAAGQALPLRLVLGLPDGAAARFSGMLDHDGQPGLEGEIQAQGNRLSPMIAAVRTVAGQADPDAAIPAGDQPFTLRARLDWQPALLALDGIEASVGDSRAVGSAEIPLQAADRPGSLVLSFTQLDLDAWTGGELPALPTAARFDLDLLADAVILRGGALRDASLVGRLEEGTLTLERAAATLPGGTAVSLDGAIAGSAGRPDFDLALSAETETLRDTLAWAGLDVANVPLEWLRHARLKARVQGHPQDLRLSDVEAELDTTKLTGALSYNGMGRPGIGLRLDADRLDLDAYLGDQLPPAGRIAEWAQDVDLNLEAGIGHLRLGGIPVEGLALSGTLAQGVIELRELSAKSAAGMSGRISGRVGGLFPLKTSTLMVTAQAETLAPLFRALELTPPVPPERLGAVTLNGRMVGDAARMALEVNAGFLDGTVQAGGELRGLDGKPEADLKLRGTFPELVDVVRLARPEWQPGTPRLGGMDLYAELSGPADDLSARSIMGTVGPTTVSGEAALDRTGDQPSLTARLTTGPLEPAMFLPALGRTDTGIDLSWTENLALALELGAERLTLPQADLEKASLAMAVRDGSLDIHNLSGLWRGGELELEGRLKQERAAEGSGPPPAAASLRLKLANAEWPEGGEAGKGVGLSGGRFDLDFEGEGKGADLETILRGLAGAGRFTLRDTVLTGLDLQRLATELGEVKGREPAEALLKSAISGGRTPVARVEGPVSLEDGGLATKGLTAESPAGELTLTGRLNLGDGMLEAELGIDPAAPPAAPALTVALSGPITAPERRMQADDLLAWAAARAAFVPPPPLIIREETSDGLSGPPAPAARPPAADMPAVEEQPLAQQPLAQQQEQPDEPPPGTDRDLFIKGILDKLKDGSGS; encoded by the coding sequence GTGAAAAAGGTTCTGATCGGGGGCGGCGCGGTCATCCTGCTGGGGGCGGGCGCCCTGCTGGCCGCCCCGAACTTCATCGACTGGAACCAGTACAGGGACGAGGTCGCGACCGCGTTGGAGTTGGCTACCGGCCGGTCCGTCGCGATTGCGGGCGATCTTGACCTCGCCCTGCTGCCGAAACCCGTCCTTTCGGCCAGCGGCGTCAGCCTGCGCCCGGACGGCGCGCAGGACGGGGATGCCGCTCCGCTGGCCGAAATCCGGGCGGTGGACCTCTCCGTCCGTCCCTGGGCATTGCTGCGCGGCGAAGTGCAGGTGGAAAAGCTGTCGCTGGTTGAGCCGCGGATGCGGGTGGAGTTGCTGCCCGGCGGCGATATGCTGATGCCCATCGATCCGGGCGCGTTGGGCGGCAATCTACGCATCGACCGGCTGGACGTGCGGAAAGGAACCCTGACCCTGGTGGACCGCCGTGGGGTCTCGCCGCGGCAGTTCACGGCGGACGAGGTGACGGGCACTGCGGATGCCGGCGGGGCGGACGGCCCCTACCACTTCAACGGCAGCTTCGCGCTGCGCGGTCAGCCCCTCTCGCTCGACGTCACCAGCGGGCGCATGGCTGCGGGGCAGGCGCTTCCGCTACGCCTCGTGCTCGGCCTGCCGGACGGGGCCGCCGCCCGCTTCTCCGGCATGCTGGACCATGACGGCCAGCCCGGCCTGGAAGGGGAAATCCAGGCGCAAGGAAATCGGCTTTCCCCCATGATCGCGGCTGTGCGCACTGTGGCGGGACAGGCTGATCCGGATGCCGCTATTCCGGCCGGCGACCAGCCCTTCACGTTGCGGGCCCGCCTGGACTGGCAACCGGCCCTGCTGGCACTGGACGGGATCGAGGCGTCGGTCGGCGACAGCCGCGCGGTCGGCAGCGCCGAAATCCCGCTGCAGGCGGCGGACCGGCCGGGCAGCCTGGTGCTGTCCTTCACCCAGCTTGACCTGGACGCCTGGACCGGGGGGGAGCTTCCGGCTTTGCCGACGGCGGCCCGCTTCGATCTGGACCTGCTGGCGGATGCCGTGATCCTGCGCGGCGGCGCCCTACGGGACGCCAGCCTCGTCGGGCGGCTGGAGGAGGGCACGCTGACGCTGGAGCGGGCGGCTGCAACACTGCCCGGCGGCACCGCGGTCAGCCTGGACGGCGCAATCGCGGGCAGTGCGGGTCGGCCCGACTTCGACCTTGCCCTGTCAGCCGAGACGGAAACCCTGCGGGACACCCTGGCCTGGGCCGGGCTGGACGTGGCGAACGTACCGCTGGAATGGCTGCGCCACGCGCGCCTCAAGGCCCGTGTCCAGGGCCATCCCCAAGACCTTCGCCTTTCAGACGTGGAAGCGGAGCTGGATACCACCAAGCTCACCGGTGCGCTGTCCTACAACGGCATGGGCAGGCCCGGCATCGGGCTGAGGCTGGATGCCGACCGGCTGGACCTGGACGCCTATCTCGGCGACCAGTTGCCGCCCGCCGGGCGGATTGCGGAATGGGCGCAGGACGTCGACCTGAATCTTGAGGCTGGGATCGGCCATCTCCGTCTCGGCGGAATTCCCGTGGAGGGGCTCGCCCTGTCCGGCACTCTGGCGCAGGGCGTGATCGAACTGCGGGAATTGTCGGCCAAGTCCGCTGCCGGGATGTCCGGCCGGATCAGCGGCCGGGTCGGCGGGCTGTTCCCGCTGAAGACCTCCACCTTGATGGTGACGGCCCAGGCGGAAACGCTGGCCCCCCTGTTCCGCGCCCTGGAACTGACCCCGCCCGTTCCGCCGGAGCGGCTGGGGGCGGTCACGCTGAACGGACGCATGGTGGGCGATGCCGCCCGCATGGCGCTGGAAGTGAATGCCGGTTTCCTGGACGGCACCGTGCAGGCCGGCGGCGAGTTGCGCGGGCTGGATGGTAAGCCCGAAGCCGATCTCAAACTCCGAGGCACCTTCCCGGAACTGGTGGATGTGGTCCGCCTTGCCCGGCCCGAATGGCAGCCCGGCACTCCGCGGCTCGGCGGCATGGATCTGTATGCCGAGCTGTCGGGGCCGGCGGACGATCTCTCCGCCCGCTCCATCATGGGCACGGTGGGGCCGACGACCGTATCGGGTGAGGCCGCGCTGGACCGCACCGGCGACCAGCCATCCCTGACCGCCCGCCTCACCACCGGCCCGCTGGAGCCGGCCATGTTCCTGCCGGCATTGGGACGGACGGATACCGGCATCGACCTGTCCTGGACGGAAAACCTCGCCTTGGCCCTGGAGCTCGGGGCGGAGCGGCTGACCCTTCCGCAGGCCGACCTGGAGAAGGCTTCGCTGGCCATGGCTGTCAGGGACGGCAGCCTCGACATCCATAACCTCTCCGGCCTGTGGCGGGGCGGGGAGCTGGAGCTGGAAGGCCGGCTGAAGCAGGAGCGCGCGGCGGAGGGGAGCGGCCCGCCGCCCGCCGCCGCATCCCTTCGCCTGAAGCTTGCCAATGCCGAATGGCCGGAAGGCGGGGAGGCGGGCAAGGGCGTCGGCCTGTCCGGCGGGCGCTTCGACCTGGATTTCGAGGGGGAGGGAAAGGGCGCCGACCTGGAGACGATCCTGCGGGGCCTGGCCGGGGCCGGCCGGTTCACCCTGCGCGACACGGTGCTGACCGGGCTGGACCTGCAACGGCTGGCGACGGAGCTGGGGGAGGTGAAGGGGAGGGAGCCGGCGGAGGCGCTGCTGAAATCCGCCATCTCCGGCGGCCGTACGCCGGTCGCCAGGGTGGAAGGGCCGGTATCCCTTGAGGACGGGGGGCTGGCGACCAAGGGGCTGACCGCCGAGTCGCCGGCCGGCGAGCTGACTCTGACCGGCCGCCTGAACCTTGGCGACGGAATGCTGGAGGCGGAGCTGGGGATCGATCCCGCCGCACCGCCTGCCGCCCCGGCCCTGACCGTCGCCTTGTCCGGCCCGATCACCGCGCCGGAGCGGCGGATGCAGGCGGACGACCTGCTGGCCTGGGCAGCGGCGCGGGCCGCCTTCGTCCCGCCGCCGCCCTTGATCATCCGGGAGGAGACGTCCGACGGCCTGTCCGGGCCGCCTGCCCCTGCCGCCAGACCTCCCGCCGCCGATATGCCCGCAGTGGAGGAGCAACCACTGGCGCAGCAACCCCTGGCGCAGCAGCAGGAACAGCCGGACGAGCCTCCGCCGGGCACCGACCGGGACCTCTTCATCAAGGGCATCCTGGACAAGTTGAAGGACGGTTCAGGTTCTTGA
- a CDS encoding 3-hydroxybutyrate dehydrogenase yields MLKGKAAIVTGSTSGIGLGIARSLARAGADVMLNGFGDASEIEAIRREIETGFGVRTFHSSADMSKPEQIEAMIQQTAEGLGSVDILVNNAGIQHTASVVDFPPAKWEQVIAINLSAVFYGTHYALPLMQAKDWGRIVNIASAHGLVASANKSAYVAAKHGVVGLTKVVALECAEGPITCNAICPGWVLTPLVQKQIDALAAREGLSIPEAEVKLLEEKQPTKRFTTPEQLGELTVFLCSDAAANITGASLPVDGGWTAR; encoded by the coding sequence ATGCTCAAAGGCAAAGCCGCCATCGTCACTGGGTCCACCAGCGGCATCGGGCTGGGCATCGCCCGCTCGCTCGCCCGCGCCGGTGCGGATGTCATGCTGAACGGCTTCGGCGACGCGTCGGAGATCGAGGCGATCCGGCGGGAGATCGAGACCGGGTTCGGTGTCCGCACCTTCCACAGCAGCGCCGACATGTCCAAGCCCGAGCAGATCGAGGCCATGATCCAGCAGACCGCCGAGGGGCTGGGCAGCGTGGACATCCTGGTCAACAATGCCGGCATCCAGCACACGGCGTCGGTGGTGGACTTCCCGCCCGCCAAGTGGGAACAGGTGATCGCCATCAACCTGTCGGCGGTGTTCTACGGCACCCATTACGCCCTGCCGCTGATGCAGGCCAAGGACTGGGGCCGCATCGTCAACATCGCCTCCGCCCACGGGCTGGTGGCCAGCGCCAACAAGTCGGCCTATGTGGCGGCCAAGCACGGCGTCGTCGGCCTGACCAAGGTGGTGGCGCTGGAATGCGCCGAGGGGCCGATCACCTGCAACGCCATCTGCCCCGGCTGGGTGCTGACCCCGCTGGTGCAGAAGCAGATCGATGCGTTGGCCGCGCGGGAAGGCCTGTCCATCCCGGAAGCGGAGGTGAAGCTGCTGGAGGAGAAGCAGCCCACCAAGCGCTTCACCACGCCGGAACAGTTGGGGGAGCTGACGGTGTTCCTGTGCAGCGACGCGGCGGCGAACATCACCGGCGCCTCCCTGCCGGTGGATGGCGGCTGGACGGCCCGCTGA